Below is a genomic region from Rhodospirillum centenum SW.
CGGCGCAGGAGCCGGTGGCGGCCATCATCTCGATGTCGAAGGTGGTGCGCTGCTCCAGCCGCTGCGCTTCCAGCAGCTTGCCCTCGGCGTAGAACTCCTCCAGCCGCAGCTTCAGGTCGCGCTTGATCTGCTCCACCGCCTGCTGGAGCGTGGGCTTGGGCGTGACATAGTGGCTGTTGGCGTAGATCCGCACCTCCTTCAGCGCCCCCTGCTTCTCCCCGGTCAGGGGGTCGAACTCGTGGATCGCCTCCACCTCGTCCCCGAACAGGGAGAAGCGCCAGGCCCGGTCCTCCATGTGCGCGGGGAACAGCTCCACCGTGTCGCCGCGCACCCGGAAGGTGCCGCGGGAGAAGCCGGCATCGTTCCGGCGGTACTGCAGCTCCACGAGCTGCTGGAGGAACTTCTGCCGGTGCAGCGCCTGCCCGACGACGACGTCCACCGTCATCGCCTGATAGGTCTCCACCGAGCCGATACCGTAGATGCAGGAGACCGAGGCCACGATCACCGCATCGCGCCGCTCCAGCAGGGCGCGGGTGGCGGCATGGCGCATGCGGTCGATCTGCTCGTTGATCGTGGATTCCTTCTCGATATAGGTATCGGTGCGCGGGACGTAGGCTTCCGGCTGGTAATAGTCGTAGTAGCTGACGAAGTATTCGACCGCGTTGTCGGGGAAGAAGCTCTTCATCTCCCCGTAGAGCTGCGCGGCCAGCGTCTTGTTCGGCGCCAGGATCAGGGTCGGGCGCTGCAGCGCCTGGATGACGTGCGCCATGGTGAAGGTCTTGCCCGAGCCGGTGACGCCCAGCAGCACCTGGTCGCGCTCACCCCGGCGCAGGCCCTCCGTCAGCTCGGCGATGGCGCGCGGCTGGTCGCCCGCCGGGGCGAACTCGCTGACCACCGTCAGGGGCGCGCGCTGCGGCGGGCTTTCCACCCGCGTGCGCCAGGGCATCACGGCGGAACCGGCGGGATCGGAGCCGGCGGCAGCAGAGCCGGCAGCAGCAGAGCCGGCGGTGGGGGCGGTGTCGGGGCGGTCCTGGGGCATGCCCCTAGGATAGGACGCGGCGGCCCGCCGTTCCAGTGCCCGATCCCGTTCTGTTCGCCCCGGCCCGCCCGCCGGTGCGGCCGCTGGCCTGGGAGAACGCCTTGGACAGGGTGTCCCAGGCCGCGTCCAGGGCCGGCGAGGCGCCCCCGTCCTCGGCCGCCATGTCGCGGATCGCCTTGGCGAAATCGTCCATGACGCAGGTCCCCTTGGGCGGCCGGGGACCGAGGTCGGCGCTGCGCGGGAACACGGTCAGCACCCGGATGCGGACCAGCGGGAAGCGGCCGCGGATGGCCTGGATCAGGGGATGCAGCCTGACCACCGGATTGGGGAAGCTGCCGACCTTGCCCCCCGGCGCGACATAGCGCCAGAGGCCGGACCCGGCATTGGCCTTCACCGGCCCGACCACGTCGTGCGGGCCGGAATGGACCAGCAGGACCGAGGCCGGCAGCCGCAGCACATGGTCCACCTTCAGCACCTTGCCATGCCCGTCATGGATGCGGACATCGTGGATCGCCTCGAAGGGCAACTCGTCCAGCACGATGCGACGCTTGTAGAGGTCGGCGTCGTACTGCCGCGCCGACGGCATCCGGCGCCGCCGCGAGACCAGCGCCAGCAGCAGCACCAGGACGAGCACGGCCAACACCAGCGCCAGGGCGCCGGCCGTCACCAGTTCGCCGGGGCTCAGACCCGTCTGTTGCACAAGCGTGGAAAGCATGGGGGTTGCTTAGCTCTTTTATGCGCCCCTGTCACCGTTGCGGGTCCCCGCCCGCCCCGCATGCCATATCGCCACTGACACCTGCCCGGCCGGAGCGTTACGCTGCCGGGCGACAGGTGACGGAGCGCAGGCGGGGGAGCGACGATGCCGGTGATGGCGAAGAAGGCGGTACTGGTGACGGGGGCGGCGATGGGCGTGGGCGCCGCCATCGCGGAGGACCTGGGGGCCGACGGCTGGAACGTGGGTGTCCACTACTTCACCCAGAAGGACCTGGCCGACCAGGTGGTGGCGAACATCCGCCGCAACGGCGGCACGGCCCACGCGCTCCAGGCCAATCTGGCGAGCGAGGCCGACACGGCGGGGCTGATCCCGCAGGCCTTCCAGACGCTGGGGGCGCTGACCCTGCTGATCAACGCCGCCTCCGTGTTCGAGGACGACACGGCCCTGACCGCCACCCGGCGCTGCTGGGACCGGCACATGGAGACGAACCTGCGGGCGCCGTTCGTGCTGATCCAGCAGTTCGCCCGCCAGCTTTCCGAGACCGAGAGCGGCTGCGTCATCAACGTGCTGGACCAGCGGGTGCTGAACCTGACGCCGCACTATCTGAGCTACACCGTGTCCAAGGCCGGGCTGTGGACCCTGACCCGCACGCTGGCGCTGGCGCTGGCCCCGCGCATCCGGGTCAACGGCATCGGCCCGGGGCAGGAGTTCCGCCCGGCGCGGGAGCCCGACGCCAAAGGTGCCGCCATGGCAGCGGCCCCGCCCCTGGATCCCGACGAGCACGCGCGCAGCCTGCCGCTGCGCAGGCGCGTGGGCGTGGAGGAGGTCTGCCGCGCCGTCCACTTCATCCTGGAAACCCCGTCCCTGACCGGCCAGATGCTGGCGCTGGACGCGGGCGAGCACATGGGCTGGGCGCTGCCGACCTCGGTCCTGCCGGGCGGGTCGTGACCCCCGGGAGCGGGCGGTGCCGGCGGGCGGCCGGACGGGACTCCGGGCCGGCGCGCCTGTGCCGCAGTGCGGCAGGTGCTGTGCTGCAAATCCGCACGGAGAAGACAGACCGCCCCCCTGGCCCTGTTCTTTCGGCAGGCTCTGGCCGGGGGCCGGACCCAAGGATGGTTCGCCCGCCGAAATAAAGGGAGCCGAAGTTTTGCACACCCCCC
It encodes:
- a CDS encoding NERD domain-containing protein yields the protein MLSTLVQQTGLSPGELVTAGALALVLAVLVLVLLLALVSRRRRMPSARQYDADLYKRRIVLDELPFEAIHDVRIHDGHGKVLKVDHVLRLPASVLLVHSGPHDVVGPVKANAGSGLWRYVAPGGKVGSFPNPVVRLHPLIQAIRGRFPLVRIRVLTVFPRSADLGPRPPKGTCVMDDFAKAIRDMAAEDGGASPALDAAWDTLSKAFSQASGRTGGRAGANRTGSGTGTAGRRVLS
- a CDS encoding SDR family oxidoreductase, whose translation is MAKKAVLVTGAAMGVGAAIAEDLGADGWNVGVHYFTQKDLADQVVANIRRNGGTAHALQANLASEADTAGLIPQAFQTLGALTLLINAASVFEDDTALTATRRCWDRHMETNLRAPFVLIQQFARQLSETESGCVINVLDQRVLNLTPHYLSYTVSKAGLWTLTRTLALALAPRIRVNGIGPGQEFRPAREPDAKGAAMAAAPPLDPDEHARSLPLRRRVGVEEVCRAVHFILETPSLTGQMLALDAGEHMGWALPTSVLPGGS